GCAGGCTGATGGATTGCTGCTGGCGCAGGCGAAACAGCGGAATACGCAAAAGCCGGCTTTCGGCCAACGTTTCGCTGATCAGCGGTGGGCTGGTGGGCGATGACACGGCATCAAGCGCTTCAAGGCCGATAATATCGCCGGGGCGATAAACACGGCAGATTTCGCGTTCCCCATTACGGTTGTAATACCCCTGAAGCACCAGCCCGTCCTTTAACAGATAGGCATGGTTCAGGGTTTCCTGTGCCGGTTCCAAAATGTGGCTGGCAGGCAGGGTTTGGGCTTTGTCATCGGCATAAGGCAGGATTTGGCGCAGGGCGTCGTCCGTGTTCATGGCCGGATCCTTTTGTTTGCGGGAAAGGCGCACGACAGGGCCGTGCGCCCAAACAATGATCAGGCGTTGCGAAGCTGCAGACGCGGACGAACAACCAGCAACATATCAAGTGCCAGAATGATGATCATGGACAGGCCCACCAGCGGGAAAATGATGCCACCAACCGCCAGAATGGCGGTAACGCCGTAAACCTTGCGCATGTCACGCGGCAGGGGCGGAACACCCATCTGGCCGCTGGGGCGGCGTTTCCACCACATCACACCGGCCGAAACCGCCATGAAAATCAGGGATGCACAAATGGCGAGCATGAAAAGCTGGTTCGCCAGGCCAAATTCCTGGCCCATATGCACATTGATCCCCCATTCCATTGCCTTGCCCAGCGGGCCGTAATCGGCATAGGTCATATCGATCAGCGGTTTACCCGAATATTGATCAAGATGGATGACATGCTGAAGCGACAGGTCGTCGGGATAAACCGATGCGCTGTAAACACCGCGCTCGCCCGATGGCATGCTCACCGCATAGCCCGGCACCATGCCCAGCGCATTGAAGGTCGATGTGGCGGCATCAATGCCAATGGCCTGGGCAGCGGTATCGACGGATTGGGGCAGGGGGGCGTTTTCGGTGGTCCAGCCGGTTTGTCCAAACGCATCAATCATGGGGATGGTTGATAGCGGTACATCAACGCGCACACCGGACGGATAGCCCGTTGGGGTGCCATTGGCGAACTGGTTGGCATATTTGCCCCAGAAAACCGACCAGGGCATACCGGTTGTGGCAAGAAAAACAATAAAGAAACCGGCAAACAGCCCGACGATGGCGTGGCTGTCGCGCCACCAGCGGCGATTGGCCGGTTTGCCGCGAATGGCCAGGCGGGACGAACCATCGGTCCGTTTGGGCCACCACAGATAAATGCCCGTTGCCACCAGAAGAATGGTCCAGCCCCCGACAATTTCGATCAATGCATTGGTGAAGGTGCCAAATTCCGCCAGGCTGTGCAGGCGGCGAATGGTCCACATGATGGTATCGCGATCACCCAGTTCACCCAGCGCCTGCCCCGTATAGGGGTTTACATAAACCGCATGGCGGGCACCGCTGGCATCCGCAATGGTGACTTCGGTGCTGGCGGTGGGGGAAATCGGCGTGGTCAGTTTAACAACCTTGCCATCCTGCAGGGCCAGCGCATTGGTGATTTGCGCGCTATAGGGCAGTGGCGTTTCAGCCGTGGGCGTGACCTGTTTTAAATCGGCATAAACGAAATTGTCGATTTCATCGCGAAACAGATAGGCCCCGCCGGTAATGGCCAGCAAAACAATAAAGGGCAGCACAAACAGCCCGGCATAAAAATGCCAGCGCCAGACCGCGCGATAAAACCCGTTTGTCCCCTTCGCCCCGTTTGCGCCGTTCTGGCGCTCGGTGGCTTTTGATGATGAATTTGGCATGGTTGTCCCCTGTGCCAGGCACGCCTGCCAATGCCATCGGGCATGACGGCAGTGCCAATGGATATGAAATGCGAAAACCTGCAACAGGTGCGCAGCCCACACCGGACAAAGCCGGTGAAACAGTTCAGGGCCACAGCGCGCCATGTGTTAAAGGCGGGCGTTGCAGGGAAAGGCGACAGGGCAGCATAACCAACCGACAGACAGGGCACGGTGATTGCCACGAAACACATGCAGGACAACGAACCATGCAACGGTTTAGGGGCAAATATGCCAGTGCGCGCATCATGGAAATCATGATGCAGGCGCGATCCCACGCCATGGGGAAACCCGGTTTCACAGGGCCGCACGCATTGCCAAACCGCCATGAAAAACACGGTCAACGGCAATTAAGCGACACCTGCTTGGGGCAGCCGGGGATGTTTCGAAACAGCAGGGCAGGCGGGGAAATGGCGTTTCATTGTTGCCACAACCCTATCAAACAGGATGCTATCCCGGTTGAAACAGGCCCGCATGATGCACCAGAACCCGCTGCCCAAACCCGTTACGGATGATGGTGCAGGCGTTACCGGGCATTCATTGCCTGATTGATCCTGTAATATCCCTATAGATTCCAAAGGAACCCAGCTAAGCCCAACTAATCCCGGCTAATCCCGGCTAACCCCGGATTATTCCGGCGTGGATCGCGGTTGATTATGCCACAAAGGACAGCGGTGGCGCACGGGCAGGGCCCGCATGGGGATAAAATTCGGGCGAATGCGCCGTAATGTGAAGGGCGGTTACCGCATTGGAAAGCAGGATACGGTGAATTTCGGGAATTTCCAGTGTCGCGGTGGGGGCCATGGCATGCATGCCAATGCCGCACAGCGCACATTGATAGGCTTCGTAACTGTCATAGCGGCCCGAAGATTCCGTCGTGGCCTTGCCATCGGTCGGATCAGTGGGCAGGCGAATGGCCTGAATACCGTTTGATGTACAGATAAGAAGCGGAATATAGCCATCGCCACTGGCATCGGCGCGGGCGGCCAGCGGGGCGTGCATGAAGCCGAACAGAACCGTATTGATCAGCAAAATGCAGGCGACCACCGTTGTAATGGTGACCCGCAGATCGGATGCTGATGAGGCCCGGTTGGCGCGCACGGCAATATTCCAAATTCGCGATAATAAGGATTTGGGATATAACGTTTTCTGGAGGCTGTCAAAACTTACTGGCCCCCGTTTCAGGATGTGCCCGCTGGGTGTTTGTCGCCTGATGGATGTATCAGAAAGTTTTTGCACCTGTGGTTGGCAGCAACACCGCATATAGCGATGTGGTAGCGGTAATAAACAGCCGGTTATGGCGCGCCCCGCCAAAACAGACATTTGATACCCGTTCGGGCAGCAATATTTTGCCAATCAATGCCCCGTCCTGATTAAGGCAGTGCACGCCATCAGCCGCCGATGACCAGATACGCCCCTGTTCATCAAGGCGGAAACCATCAAACAGGCCATTGCTGCATTGGGCAAACACTTCACCGCCTGAAAGGCCGCCATTTTCCTTTACGTCAAAAACGCGAATATGGCGTTCATTGGTTGGATAATGCGATGCGCCGGTATCGGCAATGTAAAGGCGGGTTTCATCGGGCGAAAAGGCAAGGCCGTTGGGGCGTTTGAAATCGCTTGCGACAATGCGGGTTTTGCCGGTTTTGGGGTCCAGGCAATAAACGTGGTCGCCATCCTGTTCGCGGTCGGCCTTGAACCCTTCGTAATTGGAATCAATGCCATAACAGGGATCCGTAAACCATATGGTGCCGTCGGATTTAACCACCACATCATTGGGGCTGTTCAGGCGTTTGCCCTGAAACTGATCCACCAGAACGGTCAGTCGGCCATCATGTTCGGTACGAGTAACGCACCGGCGGCCATGTTCACAACTGATCAAACGGCCCTGCCGGTCAATGGTGTTGCCATTGGTGAAATGGCCAAGGCCGCCACGCAAAACACCACAGGCCCCGGTTGTTTCATTCCAGCACATCAGCCGGTCATTGGGGATATCGGAAAAAACCAGCGACCGCAGGGCCGGAAACCACGCCGGTCCTTCGGTCCAGCGCGCCCCGGTCCAAAGCTGTTCGACCTGGGCGCTGGTTTTAACGCTGGTGGCAAATGATGTGTCGATAATTTCAAATTCATGGTCGGCCATGGCCGCAATCCTCGCCTGATATATCGTCACGTTTTATGCTGTTCTGAGTGTGAGGGGTTTAGTTGCCTTTGCAAGTTTAAATTATGAATGGCTCTTTGTTTTGTGTTGTGAATGTTTTTATTTGAGGGTGAAGATTTTAGATTTTTAGATTTTTAGACTTGTCGTTTTAAGTTTTTAGTGCTGTTTTGGTGGTGAGTTTTTCGCATCGTTTAGTTTTTCACGGTGAATTTTCGGGGGGAGTATGAGTAGATTTGATCGGGTTGAAAGTGGAGATTTGTACGCGCTGTTAAGTGTTTGTACAAAAGAGGATTTGGATCCGATAGTTCAGATCATCCTAAAGAAAGTATCAAACTTTCTATCAACTGATGAGAAATATAAAAAGTACAGTCCGGACCATACCAAATACCATAAACTGATAGGTGATGAACTTCGGTTATTTGGAGGGAATTCACTGAGTAACGTTTTTCGCGGCCAAGGACCAGGTTACGATGAGATAGTTTTTGACGTTTGCAAAAAATTGGATGTTCCCTGTCAGGAAGGGAGAATTGTTGAAAATGAAGCCAATTTGTTGGATTTGTTCGCAGCTCCACGTTGGGCGGCAATGTCGGAAGAAGAAAAGAAAGCGATAGCAGAGGATGTTAGAGAGGGGGCGTTAGAAGGATATTCCGGTGTGTCCGGTGTCATCGGAAGTGTTGGAGGGGCCGCTTTAACCGCGAGCCTCATTTCAGGGCCAGCGGGCTGGGCTGCACTTGGTATGAGCCTTATGAGTTCATCTTTTAAGGTAACTATTCCATGTGTGTTGCACATTGCATATTTGCGGCGCCGTTATTTGGAGAAATCGGAAAATATCAAGCAAAACTTCAGAAAATCATCTGCTTCTTTACAGGGATCATCGAGAATTCAAAAATTTGAATTTGATAAGCAATTCATTCTTGAAGAGGAATCAGGAAAAGAGCTGTTGTCATTGAAGACTTTAAAAAACTATTCGCAAGACAGGTCTGTGGGGTTTTCTCGTGATAAGGATGCAATTGCCAAGTTCAATGAATTGCTGCTAGCGGTTCCATCTCTGGTCACGACTCTCGAGTTGCAGAATCACAATTATATGCTGGTTGAAGCCAACGGGCAATTGGTTAAGGCCACAGGCGGAGGGTTTCGGGGACTTGTTGTTGATTCGGCTAATAAAGTTAAAGAGCATGCCAGATTGTTTGAAGCGGACACTTTGTCCACTTTGGTCAATAGTACTGCAATCATAACTTTGGCATCAACTTTGCTCGCTCAGAAGCATTTGGCTGATATTAGCCGAAAGCTCTCGGATATTAAGCAAGAGATCGATAACATTCGCACATTTCAAAAAAATGAACGAAGAGCATTGGTTTCTGGGACAGTTCATTATTTGGAGCAGTTAGCTGTTGCTGTTTTTGATGGGCTAACTAGTTCAACTTTCCTCTCGCAGATAGAACGCAGCGAATTGGATATGTTGCGTGTTCAGTATCATATTTTGGCTGACGTTCGTGAATTGGAAAACGATATCAAAAAAGCTGAGCCTAAAAAAGTGACCGGCGTCGATGGCATTAACGAAATTTCGACGTACCAACAGGACTTGACCGCACTTTACTCAGAGCTCGTGATTTGTGTGAGGGCGAGAGCTTGTGCTCTGCAATTATTGAGTAAATTCCCAGATTCAAGCTTTATCCTGAAGAACCGTCAAAAAGACATCCTGGCCGCAATCGACGAAATATCAGGATCGACAGAAATTTATCAAACTTTGCGTGCATTATTTCATGAAGCAAGCGGGTTTTGGAAGGGGGATGTCAACCAAATTAAATTGAGTTTGAAGCGAGAGAATGAAGTGTTGATGGACTCGATGCAGCAAATGAAAGATGAAGTGCGTTCGACGATAGAAGCTATTACCTATTCAGCTCAGGCAGCAGAGAAAGGCATGCGTTTCATCGTAAAAATTAAAAATGGCACCCCTGTTGCAGCACAGCTCCTATAAACTTTAACAACTGTTCGTATTTAGGCAGCAGCAATTAGCAATGTGAAAGAAATATTGCTGCTGCACTGATTTATAGTTGGTCATTTGGTTTCCAGATAGTCGGTTTTGTTGTCCTTGTAGTGGATATCGGCCATGGTGATACGGCCCTGGATGCCGGAATTTTTATCAACCCGGATGCCGGCGCGCGGGCTGTTTTCGATCCAGCTATCGCTGATATCAAGATTGCCGCCGTCATAGATATTGGCTTTGAAATAGCCATCGCCGCCGCCATCGGCGATGCGGACATATTTCCAGATATTCTGATCACTTTTGGAATTCAGGACAATGCCGCTCCAGGAGCCGGGCGTGGTGCTGACCCCGTGAATGGTGATGGGCTTGTCTTCGGTGCCAATGGCTTTAAGCGATGCGTTATCATCGATGCTCAGCATGGCATCATTGCCCATCTGGATTTCGACACCGGGTTGCAGTTCAAGATTGGCAGCAATGGTTTCGCTGTAATGCCAGATATAGGGCACACCGGCATCCACCCAGCTTGCATCGTGGTTAAGCGCGCCAAGGGCGACAAGGTCGATCTGGTTTTTTGTGCTGTCGCTAAAGGTGCTGTTGGCGTCGATCATGCCAACGGCATCGGGTTGCAGGCGTGCCGGGATATCGGTGTGGTCGATTTTATTGGTACTAAAACCACGCAGCGCACCTAAAACCTCGATCCCGTAGCCGGTAATGTTGGTGATATGGGTGTTTTCCATGCGAAGGGATGCGCCTTCATCGACCATCACGGCCCGGGTTGGCGGTTTCGGGTCGCCAATGGCACGTTTCATGACCGATCCGCTTGTGCCCTTCTGATTGCCACCGGCATAGGAAATATTGGTGTATATCAGCCGGTTTTTGCTGCTGTTGGAACTGAAATAAAGCCCGTACCAGTAACCCGGTGTTTCATCATCGGCGGTAAAGGTGACGGGCTGATCGCTGGTGCCCTGTGCATCCAGCGCCCCGCCATTTTGAATATCCAGCCCGGCATTTTCCTTGAATTTCAGGATGGTGCCCGGTGCGATGGTGACCTTGTCGAAAATATCGATTTTGTCGGTCACGATGTGGCAGCCCGACCATGTGACCGGCTTGCGGATTTCGCGGGACGATTCCTGCATCAATGCCAGGCGTTCGGCATCGGTCATGGTGGTATCGGTAAACAGTTTCTGCATATCAAGCGGCGGGATCAAAGGCGGGCAGGCATCATCTTCGGCCCATGCCGGGGCGGCTGCCGCCAGCGTGAATGTCAGCAAAAGGGCGCAGCCCGCTAAGCTCCGGCGCGATGCAGAGACCATGATTGTTCCTTCCAGGTCGGATTGGCAGTCAGGACAGGGTTCCTACCTTCGGGATCAATATGGCGAAAATTTGATGCAGGGCTATTTCAGGTTGAAACTGTAAGTGCCTGCTGCGGGGCTGTGGCAGAGGGACTGGACGTGTCGAGATCAAGGATTTGCGAATGAAAGCGATCCAGTGACGGGCGGTGCCCGATGCTGACCAGAATGGTTTCGGGGAGTTCTTCTTTCAGAAGGCGATAACACAGGGTTTCGCTTTTTTCATCGAGGGCGGATGTGCTTTCGTCGAGAAACAGGATTTGCGGTTTGTGCAGCAGGACACGAACGAAGGCACAGCGTTGCTGTTCACCGATGCTGAGCTTTTTGGACCAGTCGGTTTCCTGATCCAGTTGGGAGGTGAGATGGCCCAGTCCAAATTTTTGCAGGGCATGGGCAAGCATGGCGTCTTTTGTGCGGTTGGCGATTTGTGGATACCACAGAATGTCGCGCAGATTGCCAAGCGGGAAATAGGGTTTTTGCGCAAGGACAAGGGCGTTTTCGGTGTCGTATGCTGCACTGCCCGATGCATGTTGCCAAAGGCCGAAAATGGCTCGCACCATTGTTGATTTGCCAAAGCCGGACGGTGCACGGACAAGCAGACTTTCGCCAGGGGCAATGTTCACTGAAAAATCGCGCAATATTGTTTTGCCGCTGTCGGGAAGCCAGAGATTGAGTTTGGAGATCGCAAGGGATCGCGGTTGATGCCGGATTTTAACGCCGTTATCGGATGAAATGGCATTCAGCCGGTTCTGAAAACCTGTCAGGCGATCAATCACCGCTTTCCATTCGGCAATTTGGGGGAAGGCCTTGACCAGATAGGCCATGGCTTCGTGAACTTCACCAAAGGCCGCGCTGATCTGGGTAAGGCGACCGAGCGGAAATACCCCGGCAAAAAATTGGGGTGCCATGATAAACATTGGGATCACGGTTGCGGTGCGCATGTAAAATGTGGAGTAACCGAGCACGATTTTCTGCTTTTTCACCAACTGCCAGAAGTTTTGCAGTGCGGCTTCCAGCCGGGTCGTGAACGTTTGCATTTCAGCTTTTTCGCCACGATATTGCGCAATAGATTCAGCATGTTCACGCAGGCGCATCAGGGAAAAGCGAAAGTCGGCCTCTCGGCGCTGCTGCAGAAAATTCAATCGCGGCAGGGCGCGACCAAGCCAGAATGCCCCCCCCGTGCCCGCGATTGAATAAAGCAGCGCAATCCAGACAAGCAGCCCCGGAATGACCAGACCTTCGGCCCCGATGGGGAGGGAAACAAGGCTGGAGGCCTGCCAGAGGATATTGAGAAACGAGAAAAGCGAAACCAGTGCCGTCATGACGCCCAGCCCAAGTTTGAGCGAGATGACAATGAACATATCAATATCGTCGGCAACGCGCTGGTCGGGGTTATCAGTTTCAGGGCCGTTTAGCTGCATTAACAGATACCGCTGGTTTTTCAGCCAGTCCTGCAGGGTGTTTGTTATTTCCCAGCGCATCCATTTGATGGTCAGTTTTTGCTGAAAATGAAAGGCGGCAACGGTGAAACCGGTAAGGGCTGCCTGCAAAAGAATGAATTCAATGCCGCCGATCAGGAAGGCGTCGTAATCGAGCGCTTGCAGGGCATTGTAAAAATGCAGGTTCCAGAAATTGTTGAGGATATTGACCCCGACAAGTCCGAGATTCATTAAAATGGTTGCCAGAAGAAGCATGAGGGCAGGGATTTTTTCGGAAGACGTCCAGAACGGGCGGGCAAGTTGCCAGAAACCCTGCAATGTTTTCATGATGCCTCGGCTAGCGGAAATAAATCCTGTTGAGTTTATAGGGGGGCATCATTACTATCAATGTTAATGATAGTCATTGTCGTTATCATTTTCATTTGAAGGCGCGTATCATAGAACTCCCTGACTGGCTGCGCCAAGCATGGCCGCCGCTGAAACACATCATTCGCACCGATGAAGGCGGTTTTTCATCTGTCGGGCTGGTAAAGCTTGCAGATAAAGGTGTTCTTTTTCCGATGCTTGAGCAATTCGCCCGTTCTTATCCTGCGGTAAAGCGGCCGCCTGTGGCATCGCAATGGTCGATGAATTATCTGAGTGTGCTGTTCCCGGCCTTATTGGCAGGTACCCTGGGCCGAAACCGGGAAATACCGGTATGGGAAGCAGGAATTGCCCTGT
The window above is part of the Thalassospira marina genome. Proteins encoded here:
- a CDS encoding Crp/Fnr family transcriptional regulator produces the protein MNTDDALRQILPYADDKAQTLPASHILEPAQETLNHAYLLKDGLVLQGYYNRNGEREICRVYRPGDIIGLEALDAVSSPTSPPLISETLAESRLLRIPLFRLRQQQSISLQVARAISHLLGREVIASHYWKINIGTGTAIRRICRFLLWVAYRDHCIVPPRDKLGSIVSVTTETASRTIASLRRQGCLTPPENPHRIQMRINRQELLHHAGEFWDDRAA
- a CDS encoding ABC transporter ATP-binding protein/permease — encoded protein: MKTLQGFWQLARPFWTSSEKIPALMLLLATILMNLGLVGVNILNNFWNLHFYNALQALDYDAFLIGGIEFILLQAALTGFTVAAFHFQQKLTIKWMRWEITNTLQDWLKNQRYLLMQLNGPETDNPDQRVADDIDMFIVISLKLGLGVMTALVSLFSFLNILWQASSLVSLPIGAEGLVIPGLLVWIALLYSIAGTGGAFWLGRALPRLNFLQQRREADFRFSLMRLREHAESIAQYRGEKAEMQTFTTRLEAALQNFWQLVKKQKIVLGYSTFYMRTATVIPMFIMAPQFFAGVFPLGRLTQISAAFGEVHEAMAYLVKAFPQIAEWKAVIDRLTGFQNRLNAISSDNGVKIRHQPRSLAISKLNLWLPDSGKTILRDFSVNIAPGESLLVRAPSGFGKSTMVRAIFGLWQHASGSAAYDTENALVLAQKPYFPLGNLRDILWYPQIANRTKDAMLAHALQKFGLGHLTSQLDQETDWSKKLSIGEQQRCAFVRVLLHKPQILFLDESTSALDEKSETLCYRLLKEELPETILVSIGHRPSLDRFHSQILDLDTSSPSATAPQQALTVST
- a CDS encoding SMP-30/gluconolactonase/LRE family protein, which produces MADHEFEIIDTSFATSVKTSAQVEQLWTGARWTEGPAWFPALRSLVFSDIPNDRLMCWNETTGACGVLRGGLGHFTNGNTIDRQGRLISCEHGRRCVTRTEHDGRLTVLVDQFQGKRLNSPNDVVVKSDGTIWFTDPCYGIDSNYEGFKADREQDGDHVYCLDPKTGKTRIVASDFKRPNGLAFSPDETRLYIADTGASHYPTNERHIRVFDVKENGGLSGGEVFAQCSNGLFDGFRLDEQGRIWSSAADGVHCLNQDGALIGKILLPERVSNVCFGGARHNRLFITATTSLYAVLLPTTGAKTF
- a CDS encoding DUF2946 family protein: MRANRASSASDLRVTITTVVACILLINTVLFGFMHAPLAARADASGDGYIPLLICTSNGIQAIRLPTDPTDGKATTESSGRYDSYEAYQCALCGIGMHAMAPTATLEIPEIHRILLSNAVTALHITAHSPEFYPHAGPARAPPLSFVA
- a CDS encoding PepSY-associated TM helix domain-containing protein, which translates into the protein MPNSSSKATERQNGANGAKGTNGFYRAVWRWHFYAGLFVLPFIVLLAITGGAYLFRDEIDNFVYADLKQVTPTAETPLPYSAQITNALALQDGKVVKLTTPISPTASTEVTIADASGARHAVYVNPYTGQALGELGDRDTIMWTIRRLHSLAEFGTFTNALIEIVGGWTILLVATGIYLWWPKRTDGSSRLAIRGKPANRRWWRDSHAIVGLFAGFFIVFLATTGMPWSVFWGKYANQFANGTPTGYPSGVRVDVPLSTIPMIDAFGQTGWTTENAPLPQSVDTAAQAIGIDAATSTFNALGMVPGYAVSMPSGERGVYSASVYPDDLSLQHVIHLDQYSGKPLIDMTYADYGPLGKAMEWGINVHMGQEFGLANQLFMLAICASLIFMAVSAGVMWWKRRPSGQMGVPPLPRDMRKVYGVTAILAVGGIIFPLVGLSMIIILALDMLLVVRPRLQLRNA